The nucleotide window AGTGGCCAAGCGCGTGGCGCAGGCCGACGTGGTTATTTCCACCGCGCTGATCCCCGGCCGCGCCGCGCCGGTGCTGATCACCGAGGACATGGTCAAAAGCATGAAACCCGGCTCCGTCATCATCGACATGGCCGCCGGCAAGGGCGCGCCCAATGCCGACGGCACGGTGGGCGGCAACTGCCCGCTGACCGAGGCCGACAAGACGGTGCAAAAGCACGGCGTGACCATCGTCGGCGAGACCAACCTGGCCTCGATGGTGGGTGCCGACGCTAGCAGCCTGTACGCACGCAACGTGCTCGATTTTTTGAAGCTGGTGCTGCCGCCCGCCGCCAAGGGCGAGCCGCCGGCGGCGTTCCGCATCGACCTGGAAGACGACATCGTCGCCGCCACGCTGATGGCGCACCAAGGCGCGGTCACGCGCAAGTAAGCCCATTCATGACCAACCGTACCCCACATCCCTTGTTCCGCCGCACGCACGGCACCTTGGCGCTGGCTGTCGTGGCGGCCACCGCATGGCTGGCCGGCTGCGCCGCGCCCGGCGGCGCCAGCGACCGCGGCTCCCCGGCCGCCGTGGCCCGCAGCGCTGCCGCGCCCCTGATCCAGGTGCCCCCGTCCAGCGTCGGCACGTGGGTGGATCTGGGCCACGTATTGGCCCCCTGGCTGGCGGGCGACGCGCCGGTGCCCGTCAGCGGCCCGGCGGCGCCCACGCGCATTGCCGGTCTGCAGCGCGAGGACGGCCGTTGGCTGGCCATCGTCATTGCCCAGGTGGCGCCCAGTGGCGGCGCGCCTTGCCCGCTGCCGACCAGCCTGCACGTGGTTGACAGCGGCACCACGGCCGACGGCTGCTTGCGCATGCGGCGCGACGCCGACTTCGACCGCTGGTTGCCGCAGCAGCATTCGGTGCTGTACCAATGGCTCGAAGGCCGCCATTGGGCGTCGCGCCCGCGCGCCTGGGTCGGCTTCCGCGTGCCGGCCGACAGCGGCCGCGCCATCGAGGCGCATGCGCTGATCGACCCGGCGCTGATCGAGCCCGTCAGCCGCAGCAACGCCGACTTCCTGGCCGGCGGCCAACCTGGTGTGCAATGGGCGCGCGCTTTTGCAGCCGCCACGCGCGCGGCCAGCGCTGGCGGCGCGCTCAACGTGCCACCGTTCCCGTTCGCGCCCAAGGTGGCGCCGCCGGCCCAGCCCGCCGTTGTGGCGCCGCCGCCGGCACGCGCCACGCAGGTGCCGCCACCGCGTCCGCCGGTGCAGGCCCCGCGCCGCGACCGCGAATAAGCCGCTGTCCCGCGCCCTTCAACCCGCTCAAGACAAATCGCCGGAGGAGACTTTCATGGACATCGTTTCGCCCACCGTCATCAACCTGATCATCTTCGTGCTGGCGATCTATGTGGGCTACCACGTGGTGTGGACCGTGACGCCCGCGCTTCACACGCCGCTGATGGCGGTGACCAATGCCATCTCGGCCATCGTCATCGTGGGCGCCATGCTGGCCGCCGCGCTGACCGAAGGCGCCTTCGGCAAGGTGATGGGCGTGGCTGCCGTAGCGCTCGCGGCGGTCAACATTTTCGGCGGCTTCCTGGTCACGCGCAGGATGCTGGAGATGTTCAAGAAAAAAGAACGAAAAACAACCCCAGCGCCCGACAAACAAGCGTGAGCAGCTATAAATTGAGGAGCGAATTTCCATGAGCATGAACCTCGTCACGCTGCTGTATCTGGTGGCCAGCATCTGTTTCATTCAAGCTTTGAAGGGCCTGAGCCACCCCACCACCTCGATCCGCGGCAACCTGTTCGGCATGGCCGGCATGACGATCGCCGTGCTGACCACGGCGGCGCTGATCGTCAAGCTGGCCGGCTCGGCGCTGGGCCTGGGCTGGGTGCTGCTGGGCTTGGTGGTCGGCGGCGGCTATGGCGCCTGGCGCGCCAAGACCGTCGAGATGACCAAGATGCCCGAGCTGGTGGCGTTCTTCCACAGCATGATCGGTCTGGCGGCGGTGCTGATTGCCGGCGCCACGGTGGCCGAGCCCTGGGCCTTCGGCATCGCCGAGCACCCGGTCAACGGCGTCGGCGGGCTGATTCCGGGCGGCAACCGCATCGAGCTGGCGTTGGGCGCCTTCATCGGCGCGGTCACCTTCAGCGGATCCGTCATCGCCTGGGGCAAGCTGTCGGGCACGTCCAAGTTTCGGTTATTCCAGGGCGCGCCGGTGACCTTTCCCGGTCAGCACTGGCTGAACCTGGCACTGGGCGTGCTGGCGCTGTTCTTTCTGTTCGGTTTCTGGCATTCGCAAAGCGCGTTCGACTTCGCCATGGTGTGCCTGCTGGGCTTCATCATCGGCGTGACGCTGATCATCCCCATTGGCGGCGCCGACATGCCGGTGGTGGTCAGCATGCTCAACAGCTATTCGGGCTGGGCGGCGGCGGGCATCGGCTTCAGCCTGAACAACAGCATGCTGATCATTGCCGGCTCGCTGGTGGGCAGCTCGGGCGCGATCCTGAGCTACATCATGTGCAAGGCCATGAACCGCTCGTTCTTCAACGTGATCCTGGGCGGCTTCGGCGGCGAGGCGGGCGCGACGGCTGCCGGCGCGCAGGAGCAGCGCCCGGTGAAAAGCGGCAGCGCCGACGACGCGGCCTTCATGCTCAGTAACGCGGACAGCGTGATCATCGTGCCCGGCTACGGCCTGGCGGTGGCGCGCGCGCAGCACGCCGTGAAGGAGCTGGCGCAAAAGCTCACCGACAAGGGTATCGACGTCAAATACGCCATCCACCCCGTGGCCGGCCGCATGCCCGGCCACATGAACGTGCTGCTGGCCGAGGCCGAGGTGCCCTACGACCAGGTGCACGAGATGGAAGACGTCAACGGCGAATTCGGCCAGGCCGACGTCGCCATCATCCTGGGCGCCAACGACGTGGTGAACCCGGCTGCGCTGCAAAAGGGCACGCCCATCTACGGCATGCCGATCCTCGACGCCTACAAGGCCAAGACGGTGATCGTCAACAAGCGTTCGATGGCGGCGGGTTATGCAGGCCTGGACAACGAGCTGTTCTACATGGACAAGACCATGATGGTGTTCGGCGACGCCAAGAAGGTGGTCGAGGACATTGGCAAGGCGATCGAGTAACCAAGAAGACCCCACTTTTGGCATCAGAGGCTGCATGATTTTCCGCACGATCGTGCGGAAAGTATCGCTAAATGATGCTAATCGATGGAGGCGGCTCTTCTTCAGGAAAACGCCAGTACCGAATCGGGCGAAAGCGTTACAGAATGCATAGGCGCGCCCAATGCCGGGCGCCCATTTCCTTTTTGACGACACGGCCCACGACAGGCCGCGCAGGAGTTTGCTCGACATGACCGACCCACGCATTTGGCTGCCGCACTACCCTGAAGGCGTACCGGCCGACATCGACCCTTCGCAGTACACGTCCCTGGTGGCGCTGATGGACGACAGCTTCAAGCAGTACGCCGACCGCACGGCCTACAGCTTCATGGGCAAGGACGTCAGCTACGCCGAGACCGACGCCCAGAGCCGCGCCATGGCCGCCTACCTGCAGAGCCTGGGTCTGGCGCGCGGCGACCGCGTGGCCATCATGATGCCCAACGTGCCACAGTACCCGGCCACGGTGGCGGGCATCCTGCGCGCGGGCTACGTGGTGGTCAACGTCAACCCGCTGTACACCGCGCGCGAGCTGGAGCATCAACTCAAGGACTCCGGCGCCAAGGCCATCGTCATCATCGAGAACTTCGCCGCCACGCTGCAGAAGTGCATCGCCAGCACGCCGGTCAAGCACGTGGTGCTGGCCAGCATGGGCGACCGGCTGGGCGGCCTGAAGGGGATGATCGTCAACTTCGTGGTGCGCAAGGTCAAGAAGCTGGTGCCGCTCTTCAGCTTGCCCGGCGCCGTGCGTTACAACGACGCCATCGCCCAGGGTCAGCGCTCGTCCTTCGCCGCGCCGCCGATCGGCCCGGACGATGTGGCGGTGCTGCAGTACACCGGCGGCACCACGGGCGTGTCGAAAGGTGCCGTGCTGCTGCACCGCAACCTGATTGCCAACGTGCTGCAGTCCGAGGCCTGGAACGAGCCGGTGATGCGGCAGGTTCCAGACGGTGAGCAGCCCACCAGCGTCTGCGCGCTGCCGCTCTATCACATCTTCGCGTTCACGGTGAACATGATGCTGAGCCTGCGCAACGGCGGCAAGGTGATCCTGATTCCCAATCCGCGCGATCTGCCGGCGGTGCTCAAGGAGTTGTCCAAGCACACCTTTCACAGCTTTCCGGCGGTCAACACACTGTTCAACGGCCTGGCGCACCACCCCGACTTCAACACCGTCGACTGGAGCCACCTGAAGGTGTCGGTCGGCGGCGGCATGGCGGTGCAGGGCGCGGTGGCCAAGCTGTGGCTGGAGAAAACCGGCTGCCCGATCTGCGAGGGCTACGGCCTGTCGGAGACCAGCCCCTCGGCCACCTGCAACCCGGTGACGGCCAAGGAATTCACCGGCACCATCGGCCTGCCGATTCCCAGCACCTACATCCGCATCCTGGACGACGACGGCCGCCCGGTGCCGCTGGGCCAGGCCGGCGAGATCGCCATCAAGGGCCCGCAGGTCATGGCCGGCTATTGGCAGCGGCCCGATGAAACGGCCAAGGTCATGACGGCCGACGGCTACTTCAAATCGGGCGACATCGGCATCATGGACGAGCGCGGCTACACCCGCATCGTCGACCGCAAGAAGGACATGATCCTGGTCAGCGGCTTCAACGTCTACCCGAACGAGGTCGAGGACGTGGTCGCCGCCATGCCGGGCGTGCTCGAGGCGGCGGCCGTGGGCGTGCCGGACGAGAAGATGGGCGAGGCCGTCAAGCTGGTCATCGTCAAGAAGGACGCGGCCCTGACCGAGGACGCCGTGCGCCAGTACTGCCACGACAACCTCACCGGCTACAAACGCCCGCGCGTGATCGAGTTCCGCGACGAACTGCCCAAGACGCCGGTGGGCAAGGTGCTGCGCCGCGAACTGCGCGACAGGCCGCCGGCCGTCAAGGCGGCAGGCGTGCCGGTCAACTGAGCCGTCGCGCGCATTCTTTTTGCTATTGATAACGGAGCTGTCCGCGCTGGATGGGCGGGCGCGAGGGCCTGATTTTTCATGAAACCCGTCAACCGCACCGGCATCGTGGCCGCCATGCACCCCGAGCTGGCGGCCGTGTTGGCGGCGATGCCGGATGAGCAGCGCGAGCCCGTCGCCACGCGCGACTTCTGGCGTGGCCACTGGGCGGGCCACGAGGTGGTGGCCGTGCTCTCGCGCGTCGGCAAGGTGGCGGCGGCGACCACCGCCACGCTGCTGATCGAGCGCTTTCAGGTCGATCGCATCGTCTTCACCGGCACCGCCGGTGGTCTGGGCGATGGCGTGCGCGTGGGCGACGTGGTGGTGGCCGGCGCCTTCATGCAGCACGACATGGACGCCTCGCCGCTGTTCCCGCGCTTCGAGGTGCCGCTTACCGGCTGCGCACGCTTCGACACCGACCCTGCGCTGTCAGCCCGGCTGTGCAGCGCCGCTGAAGCCGTGCTGTCGCGCGCCGAAGGCACGCTGGGGGTCGACGCGGTGGCCGAATTCGCGCTGCAGTCGCCGCGCGTGCACCGGGGCCTGATCGTCAGCGGCGACCGCTTCGTCGCCACCAGCGCCGAAAGTGCCAAGCTGAGGCAGGCGCTGCCCGATGCGCTGGCGGTGGAAATGGAAGGCGCCGCCGTGGCGCAGGTGTGCCGCGACTTCGGTGTGCCCTTTGCCGCGCTGCGCACCGTCAGCGACCGTGCCGACGACGCCGCGCACGTCGATTTCATGCGCTTCATCGACCAGGTCGCCAGCCGCTACAGCGTGACGATCCTGGGCGCGTTTTTCAAGTCGCTATGATTTAAATAGCTTCTTGCGCTTGTCTATCAAGCGCTGGAGCCCGTTTTGATCACAAAAAAGGGCTATCGATCAGAGGCTGCTGCCCTCACCCCTCCCTCTCCCAAAGGGAGAGGGAGGGGTGAGGGCTGCGTAGCAAGCCCGCTCCATTTCGATTGGCCGCGGAGCAGGCCATCCGCGAACGGCGTGGCCGGGCTTGGCCCGGCCACTGCCGTTGTCCCCCAGTGGGGGAAGCCGCGCAGCGGCACAGGGGGCGTCATTTCAACCAGCCGCGCCGCCGGAAATACCACATGGGCAGAAGCGCACTGGCCACCATCAGGCCGATCGCCCACGCGTAGCCATACTGCCATTCCAGTTCGGGCATGAACTTGAAGTTCATGCCGTACAGGCTGGCCACCAGCGTCGGTGGCAGCAGCGCCACGCTGGCCACCGAGAACAGCTTGATGATCTTGTTCTGGTTGATGTTGATGAAACCGACCGTCGCGTCCATCAGGAAGTTGATCTTGTCGAACAAAAACGTGGTGTGGCTGTCGAGCGAATCCAGGTCGCGCTGGATCTGGCGCGCCTCCTCGAACTGCTCGGCATCCAGCATGCGGCTGCGCATCAGAAAACTCACGGCGCGGCGCGTGTCCATCACGTTGCGGCGGATGCGGCCGTTCATGTCCTCCTGGCGCGCGATGGTGGCCAGCACCGCGCCGGCCACCTCGTCGGTCACGTCGTCGGCCAGCACCATCTTGCCGGCGCCTTCCAGCTCGTCGTAGATGCCCTCCAGCGTGTCGGCGCAGTATTCGGCGTCGCCGTCCAACAGCGCCAACAGCACGTCCTTGGCGTCGTCCAGCAGGCCGGGCATGCGGCGCGCGCGCATGCGCAGCAGGCGAAACGCCGGCACCGATTCGTCGTGGATCGAAAACAGCACGCCGTGGCTGCGCAGCTGGTCGTTGGCGTTGTTCAGGATGAAGGCCACGCGCACCTGGCGGGCTTCATCATCGGTGTCGATCAGCAGAAAGTCGCTGCGGATGTGCAGCTCGCCGTTGTCTTCCTCGTAGAAGCGGGCCGATTCCTCGATGTCCTCATCGATCGCGTCCTCGGGGATCGACAGGCCGTAGTACTGCTTGACCCAGCGCTTTTCCTCCAGCGTGGGCTCTTCCAGGTCGACCCAGATCGGCCGAAAGCGCGACAGCTCTTCCAGCGATTCGATCTCTTCCTGAAACAGCCGTCCGTTGGACAGCGTGAAGACGTTGAGCATGAAACGGATCCCTGGGCAAAGGCGGTGAATGGGGCGCGGCGGGGTGATGGGGCAGTCGCTTTCAGCCCCCCGCGCGCCAGCGGTCCCAGGGAGGAGAAAGCTATCGACTCGGGACGGGTTCCAAGGCGTTCTTTCGTCAGCAAAACCAAAGCCTGCAATTATGGCACCGGCCTTTTGCACCGCTGTGTCAACACGCGGGACGCCGACCCACCCCGACAGGAGGGAATTGGCGGCCGGGTTGCCAGTGCCGCCAAACGGCGGCATAGTGGTCTTGCATGACAGCGTGACGACACGATTTGTCGGGCGCTGTTGTGGTGGCGGCAGGGCGCCTGCGCCAGGCCGGCCGTTCATTTATGCCAAAAGGAGGCTATTCATGAACCTGACGATCAGCGGACACCACCTCGACGTCACGCCTGCGCTGCGCAGCTACGTGACGGGCAAACTCGACCGGATCACCCGGCATTTCGACCAGGTGGTGGACGTCAAGGTGTTGCTCTCACTCGAAAACCAGAAGGAGAAAGACAAGCGACAACGGGCCGAATGCCGTATTGGCGTCAAGGGCAATGACCTGTTCGCGGAGAGCAGCCACGAAGACCTGTACGCCGCCGTGGACGAGCTGGTCGACAAGCTGGATCGCCAGCTTGTGAAGCACAAGGACAAAATTCAGTCGCATGGCCGCGCGGCGGCCAAGCATTTGATGTAGTATCGTGTAACAACAAAGAGCGAAGACTGTAGATCCAATTTGCAAGCCGCGCCGGTTCATTCCGGGCGGCTTTCTTTTTCTGCCGCGCCATGCCGCTATCACCGGAAAGTACCCCAGACGATTGGCGCAGCCTGCACGCGGAGCGATTGGTGTGACATATTTCTCGGCACCGGCCGGCACGGTGCAGTGGCGCCGCCTGGGGGCAGCCGGCGCTCAGCGCGCATAATCCAGCGTCCATGTCCATGAACCGCCTAGCCTCCATCCTTCCGGCGTCACAGGTGCTGGTCGGCGTCGAAGCCACCAGCAAAAAGCGTGCTTTCGAAGAAGCCGGCCTGTTGTTCGAGAACCTCCACGGCCTGTCACGCGCGCTGATCACCGACAGCCTGTTCGCGCGCGAACGGCTCGGTTCGACCGGCCTCGGCCACGGCGTGGCGATCCCGCACGGGCGCATCAAGGGCCTGAAGGCGCCGATGGCCGCCGTGCTGCAACTGGCGCAACCCATCGGCTTCGATGCACCGGACGAGCAGCCCGTGGGCCTGCTGATTTTCCTGCTGGTGCCGGAAGCGGCCACCCAGAAACACCTGGAGATCCTGTCCGAGATCGCCGAACTGCTGAGCGACGCCGGTCTGCGCGAGCGCATCAAGTCGGCCCCGTCGGCGCACGAGCTGCATGGGCTGATTGCGAACTGGAAATCCGCACAGACCACCCCCTGAGCCGCTGACGCGGCCTTCCTTCTGGAAGGGGGACAAAGCTGGTGGTCGGGGGCGCGCCCCGGCCAAGGCGCTCCCGTGTGGCCTGCTCTGCGACCCCCTTTGGACTTGCTGCGCAGGCCCGCTGCGCCATCGCATAGACTGGCGCAGGTCATTTTTTCGCGCCCGCCATGAAACCCTCCGTCATCAGCGCCGACGTCTTGTTCGAGGATCACCGGGCCAGCTTGCGCTGGCATTGGGTGGCGGGGCAGGGGGCGTCGGAGCGGCGTTTCGACGAGGCGGCGGTGAGCCAGGCGCGCTCAGGCGCTGACCTGGTGGGCTATCTCAACTACATCCACCCCTACCGCGTGCAAATCCTGGGTGCGCGCGAGGTGGCGTATCTTTCCAACGCCTCGCCCGAGGACTGCGCGCGCCGCGTGGCCCGCATCGTCACGCTGGAGCCGCCGGTGCTGGTGCTGTGCGATGGTCAGGCGGCGCCCGAGGCGCTGCTCTCGATGTGCGAGCGGGCGCAGATTCCGATGTTCGCCACGCAGGATTCGGCGGCCTTCGTCATCGACGTGCTGCGCGCCTACCTGTCCAAGCACTTTGCCGACCGCACCACCATGCACGGCGTGTTCATGGACATCCTGGGCCTGGGTGTGCTGATCACGGGCGAGTCGGGCCTGGGCAAAAGCGAGCTGGGGCTGGAGTTGATTTCACGCGGTAACGGCTTGGTGGCCGACGATGCGGTGGATCTGTTTCGCATCAACCAGACCACCATCGAGGGCCGTTGCCCCGAGCTGCTGCAGAACTTGCTGGAAGTGCGTGGCATCGGCCTGCTCGACATCCGCGCCATCTTCGGCGAATCGGCGGTGCGCCGCCGCATGCGGCTGCGCCTGATCGTGCACCTGGTGCGGCGCGAGACCATGGAGCGCGACTACGAGCGCATGCCCTACGAGCCGCTCACGCAGGATGTCCTGGGCGTGCCGATCCAGAAAGCCGTGATCCAGGTGGTGGCTGGGCGCAACATCGCCGTGCTGGTCGAGGCGGCGGTGCGCAACCACATCCTGCAGCTGCGCGGCATCGACACCTACCAGGAGTTCGTCGATCGCCACCGGCGCGCGATGGAGAGCGGGGGGTGAGCCCAGTCGCTTCTTTTTTGATAGCTTCTAGCGCTTGTCTGGCAGGCGCTAGAGCCGCTTTTGATGCCTAACGGCGAGCGCCGGCCGGCTGGCTCTGCCGGTGCGGGCACTCGGCCTTGTTGCAGTTGGCGTACAGGCTGAGGGCGTGGTCGGCGATCGTGAATCCGCGCGCCTTGGCCACCGCGTGCTGGCGCTTCTCGATCTCGGGATCGTGAAATTCCTCGACATGGCCGCAGTCCAGGCACACCAGATGGTCGTGATGCTCGTCCTCGCGCAGCTCGTAGACCGCCTTGCCGGCCTCGAAGTGGTGGCGGCTCAGCAGCCCCGCCTGCTCGAACTGCATCAGCACGCGGTACACCGTGGCCAGGCCGATGTCGGACTGCTCGGCCAGCAGCAGGCGATAGACGTCTTCGGCCGTCATGTGGCGCTGCTCGCCCTTCTGAAAAATTTGCAGAATCTTCAGGCGCGGCAGCGTGACCTTCAGGCCGGTGCTCTTGAGTTCGTCCAGGGTGTCCATGCCGATGGGGCTGCGGGGCGCGCAACGTGGCGCCGCCGCTACAATGATCGGCCCTATTGTGCATGAGCAGCGACGCATGTCTGTCATTCCCCCAAACCATGTCCGCACAATTGCGCGGGCCATGCTGGCCGTGCTGGCGGCGGCGCTGGGCGCCTGCAGCAGCTTCGAGCAGGGCACGCGCGGCATCGCCGACACGCTGACGCTGTACCGGCCCGAGGTCGTGCAGGGCAACTTCGTGTCGAAGGAGCAGGTGGCCGCGTTGCAGCCGGGCATGTCGCGCGTCCAGGTGCGCGACATCCTGGGCACGCCGCTGGTCACCAGCCTGTTCCATGGCGACCGCTGGGACTACGTGTTCACCATGAAGCGCCAGCGCGTCGAGCCGCAGAACTACCGGCTGACGGTGTTCTTCAAGGGCGACGCGATGGAGCGTTTCGAAGGCGACGAGATGCCCACCGAAGCCGAGTTCGTGCAACGCATCAGCCGCGCGCGCAAGGCCAAGGTGCCGGCGCTCGAAGCCACCGAAGACCAGCTGGCCAAGTTCCCCGCCGCGTCGGCCGACGCCGTGCCGCCCGCGGGCGCCGCCCCAGCGCCCGCCGACAATGCCGTACCGGCCCTGAGCTACCCGCCGCTGGAGCCCGCGCGCTGACCCGCGGCGCGGCACCGCTGGCGGCCAGCGCGCCGCTTGACCAGAATCTGTCGATGAACAAACCCTTCACTACTCCCACGCGCGTCGCCATTGCCGGCGCCACCGGCCGCATGGGCCAGATGCTGATCGAGGCGGTGCGTGCCTCGGGCGATTGCCAACTGGCCGGCGCCCTTGACCGCGAGGACAGCCCCGCGCTGGGTCAGGATGCTGGCGCTTTTGCCGGCTGGGCCTCGGGCGTGCCGGTGCAGGCCGATCTGGAGGCGGGCCTGCAGCACGCGCAGGTGCTGATCGATTTCACCCGGCCCGAAGCCACCATGGCGCACCTGGCCGTCTGCCGCCGGCGGGGCGTGGCGCTGGTGATCGGCACCACGGGCTTCACCGACGTGCAAAAGGCCGAGATCGCCGCCGCCGCGCGTGACATCGCCATCGTCATGGCGCCCAACATGAGCGTCGGCGTCAACGTCACCTTCAAGCTGCTGGAGATGGCCGCCAAAGCGCTGTCGGCCGGCTACGACATCGAAATCATCGAGGCGCACCACCGCCACAAGGTCGATGCGCCGAGCGGCACGGCGCTGAAAATGGGCGAGGTCATCGCCGAGGCCCTGGGCCGCGATCTGGCCGGCTGCGCGGTGTACGAGCGCCACGGCCACACTGGCGAGCGCGATCCTTCCACCATAGGCTTTGCCACCGTCCGCGGCGGCGACATCGTGGGCGACCACACGGTGCTGTTCGCCGGCACGGGCGAGCGCATCGAGATCTCCCACAAGGCGTCGAGCCGAGCCGGCTATGCACAGGGCAGCCTGCGCGCGGTGCGCTTTCTGGCGGGCCAGCGGGCCGGCTTGTTCGACATGTTCGACGTGCTGAACCTGCGTTGAACTTCAAGAATTTTCTTTTCGATTCAAGATGAACCTGCAACACGTTTTCGCGCAGAGCGACGCCATCGGCAAGGCCGTGGCCATTCTGCTGCTGCTCATGTCCATCGCCAGCTGGGTGGTGATTTTGTGGAAGGCCTGGCTGCTGCGGCGCGCTGGCGGCGACGTCGCGCGCAGCGTGGCGGGGTTCTGGCAGGCGCCGTCGCTCGATGAGGCGGCCAGCCGCGTCGGCGGCTTCGACCGCGGCCTGCTGGTGCTGCCGCTGGTGCAGGCCACGCAGCTGCCCGCGGGCGGCACCCTGGCGGCGGCGGGCGACCGCGCGCAGCAGCTCACACGCGCGCTGCGCGACGCGCTGCACGGGGTCATGCGGCGCCTGCAGTTTGGCCAGGTGCTGCTGGCCACCATCGGTTCCACCGCGCCCTTCGTCGGCCTGTTGGGCACGGTGTGGGGCATCTACCACGCGCTCACCAGCATCGCCGGCTCGGGCCAGATCAGCATCGACAAGATCGCTGGTCCGGTGGGCGAGGCACTGATCATGACGGCCGCCGGTCTGGCGGTGGCCATCCCCGCCGTGCTGGCCTACAACTGGTTCGGGCGCGTGATCGGCCACATCGAGGCGGAGCTCGAAGGCTTCGCACGCGACCTCCGCGAGTTGCTGGCGAAGCCCTGAACGGAGCCGACCATGGCATTCGGCCGACTCGAACGCACCAAGGGCTCTGAGCCCATGAGCGACATCAACGTCACGCCGTTGGTCGACGTGATGCTGGTGCTGGTGGTGATCTTCATCATCACCGCGCCGCTGCTGGCCAGCTCGATCCGGCTCGATCTGCCGCACACCGACGCGGCGAAGCCGGGCGATCCGCCCAAGTTCGTCACCGTGGTGGTCGACAAGGCGGGCCAAGCCTATTTCAACGACAAACCGGTGGCGCAACCCGAGCTGGCGGCCGCGCTGCAAGAAGCGGCCAAGGCCAACCCCGAGACCGAGGTGCAGCTGCGCGCCGACCAGGGCGTGCCCTATGGCCGCGTGGTCGAGGTCATGGGCGCGGCGCAAAAGGCGGGCCTCAACCGCATCGGCTTCGTGGCCGAGGCGCCGAACCCTGCCGCGGCGCCTGTGCCCGCTGCCGCGGCATCCCGCTGACACCGCTCGCGCCGCCCGACGGCTCAAGTGCTTTTTAGGCCTCTGGCGCTTGTCTGACAAGCGCGAGAAGCTATAAAAATAGTAGTTCATCAGGCGCTTGCCCAGCCTGGGCG belongs to Ottowia testudinis and includes:
- a CDS encoding NAD(P)(+) transhydrogenase (Re/Si-specific) subunit beta; amino-acid sequence: MSMNLVTLLYLVASICFIQALKGLSHPTTSIRGNLFGMAGMTIAVLTTAALIVKLAGSALGLGWVLLGLVVGGGYGAWRAKTVEMTKMPELVAFFHSMIGLAAVLIAGATVAEPWAFGIAEHPVNGVGGLIPGGNRIELALGAFIGAVTFSGSVIAWGKLSGTSKFRLFQGAPVTFPGQHWLNLALGVLALFFLFGFWHSQSAFDFAMVCLLGFIIGVTLIIPIGGADMPVVVSMLNSYSGWAAAGIGFSLNNSMLIIAGSLVGSSGAILSYIMCKAMNRSFFNVILGGFGGEAGATAAGAQEQRPVKSGSADDAAFMLSNADSVIIVPGYGLAVARAQHAVKELAQKLTDKGIDVKYAIHPVAGRMPGHMNVLLAEAEVPYDQVHEMEDVNGEFGQADVAIILGANDVVNPAALQKGTPIYGMPILDAYKAKTVIVNKRSMAAGYAGLDNELFYMDKTMMVFGDAKKVVEDIGKAIE
- a CDS encoding 5'-methylthioadenosine/adenosylhomocysteine nucleosidase, whose product is MKPVNRTGIVAAMHPELAAVLAAMPDEQREPVATRDFWRGHWAGHEVVAVLSRVGKVAAATTATLLIERFQVDRIVFTGTAGGLGDGVRVGDVVVAGAFMQHDMDASPLFPRFEVPLTGCARFDTDPALSARLCSAAEAVLSRAEGTLGVDAVAEFALQSPRVHRGLIVSGDRFVATSAESAKLRQALPDALAVEMEGAAVAQVCRDFGVPFAALRTVSDRADDAAHVDFMRFIDQVASRYSVTILGAFFKSL
- the corA gene encoding magnesium/cobalt transporter CorA, whose amino-acid sequence is MLNVFTLSNGRLFQEEIESLEELSRFRPIWVDLEEPTLEEKRWVKQYYGLSIPEDAIDEDIEESARFYEEDNGELHIRSDFLLIDTDDEARQVRVAFILNNANDQLRSHGVLFSIHDESVPAFRLLRMRARRMPGLLDDAKDVLLALLDGDAEYCADTLEGIYDELEGAGKMVLADDVTDEVAGAVLATIARQEDMNGRIRRNVMDTRRAVSFLMRSRMLDAEQFEEARQIQRDLDSLDSHTTFLFDKINFLMDATVGFININQNKIIKLFSVASVALLPPTLVASLYGMNFKFMPELEWQYGYAWAIGLMVASALLPMWYFRRRGWLK
- a CDS encoding PTS sugar transporter subunit IIA gives rise to the protein MNRLASILPASQVLVGVEATSKKRAFEEAGLLFENLHGLSRALITDSLFARERLGSTGLGHGVAIPHGRIKGLKAPMAAVLQLAQPIGFDAPDEQPVGLLIFLLVPEAATQKHLEILSEIAELLSDAGLRERIKSAPSAHELHGLIANWKSAQTTP
- the hpf gene encoding ribosome hibernation-promoting factor, HPF/YfiA family: MNLTISGHHLDVTPALRSYVTGKLDRITRHFDQVVDVKVLLSLENQKEKDKRQRAECRIGVKGNDLFAESSHEDLYAAVDELVDKLDRQLVKHKDKIQSHGRAAAKHLM
- the fur gene encoding ferric iron uptake transcriptional regulator; protein product: MDTLDELKSTGLKVTLPRLKILQIFQKGEQRHMTAEDVYRLLLAEQSDIGLATVYRVLMQFEQAGLLSRHHFEAGKAVYELREDEHHDHLVCLDCGHVEEFHDPEIEKRQHAVAKARGFTIADHALSLYANCNKAECPHRQSQPAGARR
- the hprK gene encoding HPr(Ser) kinase/phosphatase — its product is MKPSVISADVLFEDHRASLRWHWVAGQGASERRFDEAAVSQARSGADLVGYLNYIHPYRVQILGAREVAYLSNASPEDCARRVARIVTLEPPVLVLCDGQAAPEALLSMCERAQIPMFATQDSAAFVIDVLRAYLSKHFADRTTMHGVFMDILGLGVLITGESGLGKSELGLELISRGNGLVADDAVDLFRINQTTIEGRCPELLQNLLEVRGIGLLDIRAIFGESAVRRRMRLRLIVHLVRRETMERDYERMPYEPLTQDVLGVPIQKAVIQVVAGRNIAVLVEAAVRNHILQLRGIDTYQEFVDRHRRAMESGG
- a CDS encoding NAD(P) transhydrogenase subunit alpha, coding for MDIVSPTVINLIIFVLAIYVGYHVVWTVTPALHTPLMAVTNAISAIVIVGAMLAAALTEGAFGKVMGVAAVALAAVNIFGGFLVTRRMLEMFKKKERKTTPAPDKQA
- a CDS encoding long-chain-fatty-acid--CoA ligase; this translates as MTDPRIWLPHYPEGVPADIDPSQYTSLVALMDDSFKQYADRTAYSFMGKDVSYAETDAQSRAMAAYLQSLGLARGDRVAIMMPNVPQYPATVAGILRAGYVVVNVNPLYTARELEHQLKDSGAKAIVIIENFAATLQKCIASTPVKHVVLASMGDRLGGLKGMIVNFVVRKVKKLVPLFSLPGAVRYNDAIAQGQRSSFAAPPIGPDDVAVLQYTGGTTGVSKGAVLLHRNLIANVLQSEAWNEPVMRQVPDGEQPTSVCALPLYHIFAFTVNMMLSLRNGGKVILIPNPRDLPAVLKELSKHTFHSFPAVNTLFNGLAHHPDFNTVDWSHLKVSVGGGMAVQGAVAKLWLEKTGCPICEGYGLSETSPSATCNPVTAKEFTGTIGLPIPSTYIRILDDDGRPVPLGQAGEIAIKGPQVMAGYWQRPDETAKVMTADGYFKSGDIGIMDERGYTRIVDRKKDMILVSGFNVYPNEVEDVVAAMPGVLEAAAVGVPDEKMGEAVKLVIVKKDAALTEDAVRQYCHDNLTGYKRPRVIEFRDELPKTPVGKVLRRELRDRPPAVKAAGVPVN